The window ACTACTATCATTAAAACCATAACCATGTAGGTCAATATAGTATAATTTCTCATCAACAACTCCCACTAACGCCTATATAAACTTCACTTATAAATCTCTCATCTTTTCTGGACTAGTTATTAACCTCTTTCAAATTATTTGTGAAGTTCATTACATAGTTCTTTAATGCCGACATTTTAAGTTCAATAAATGGTTGGGCGATTGCTTTAATTACATTACTTGAAAGGATCGTAATAATTAGTAATGAAAGGAAAATAAGCACGAAAACTTGCCCTGGTTCATTTAATAATTCTTCTAATCCGCTATTTCTAAAATATTTAATAAAAAAGCCATGTAAAAGGTAAACATATAAAGATCTCGTTCCCCATTTTGTGAAAAAGAAATTTTTTCTTGGAACAAATGCAAAAAATCCAAGCGTTGTGAGTAAAGTTAACATATAAACTCCTAAGCGAACGATTCCGCCATTAATACCAGAAACATGAAAATCAATATAAGGCTTTGATCCAAAAAACCATTTATAATTAAATTCAGGTAGTATATAAAATGCTAATAATATCGAAAGTAGAATGATTAACGATATGAGTTTGATTTTAATATCTCGTATTTTCAGAAAGTGTTCTCTTTTCAAATAAAAACCCAGTAAATACAATGGGAAAAATACAAGTGTTCTTGATAGGCTTAAATAATCGTTTATTCCATTAAAATAACCGACTACTACCCCCAAACAAACTGATAGCAAAAGTCCATATCTGGCTTTCCATTTCGTAAATAGAAAAAGCATAATATTCCAGCAAAATAAACTCACCAAAAACCATAATGACCATTCTGGGACCAAGGGATCAATTTTGATTTCATCTTTTTCATGAATAAAATAATAATAGAATGAATAAATTCCTTGAAAGATTAAATAAGGCCCAATCAGCTTTTTTGTTATTTTTAATAAATAACCCTTTTGTCTAAATCCTTTGGCAAAGTACCCGGAAATTAATATAAATGCTGGCATATGAAATAGATAAATCGTGGTATACAAAGCAAAAATGAATTTGTTTTCCTGAATGTATGATTGAAGTAGGTGACCGAACACCATTAGAAAAATTAATAAAACCTTCGCGTTGTCATAGTAGGCTTCCCTAGTTTTCATGGAACCTTCCTGAACCTCCAAAATTCAAATTTTCACAACTATATTGTCTTGTTCTTTAAGGAACAATAGGTAGTTGGTTTGGTAAAACTATTATATTATTTACCTTTTTTTATTTTTTTTCAAGTTAAAATAACTACATATTAACAAAACAGCCTCGCACTAATGATTAGTGCGAGGCTGTTATTTTTATACTAGGCCATTAATTTGCAAATATCATTTGTAAATTCAACTGGATCGTTGATTGGTAACCCTTCGATTAACAATGCTTGATTGTACAAAAGCTTAGTATAAAGATCTAATTTAGTCTTATCGCTTGCAAACGCATCTTTTAAGGAAAGGAATACCTCATGATTTTTATTAATTTCCAATACCTTGTCTGCTTTGACGTTTTGGTTATCAGGCATTGCACTTAGGACTTTTTCCATTTCGATTGTGATTTCACCGTCTGTTGATAAACAAACAGGATGAGACTTTAATCGTTTGGAAATTCTTACATCCTTTACCTTTTCTGCTAAAATGGCTTTCATATAGTCAAAAAGTTCTTTGTTTTCCTTCTCTTCCGACTCGGAGTTTGTTTGATTTTCATCTACTTCAATCCCGAGGTCACCACTTGATATTGATTTGAATTCTTTGTCTTTATAATTGATTAGCATTCTGATGGCAAACTCATCAATTTCATCGGTAAAGTATAATATTTCATAACCCTTTTCCGAAACAAATTCAGTCTGTGGCAACTTTTCAATTCTTTCATTCGATTCCCCAGAAGCATAATAAATATATTTTTGATCTTCAGGCATTCTTGTAACATATTCATCCAAACTAACAAGTTTCTTTTCTTTAGAGGAGTAGAACATCAAAAGGTCCTGCAATAATTCCTTTTCGGCACCAAAATCACTATATACACCATATTTTAATTGTCTGCCAAAGGAATGGTAAAATTCCTCATACTTTTCTCTTTCATTTTTCATTAAACCTTGCAATTCACTCTTAATTTTTTTGTTGATGTTTTTTGCGATTAACTTCAATTGACGATCATGTTGTAGCATCTCTCTAGAAATGTTTAATGATAAATCCTCCGAATCGACCATTCCTTTGACAAAGCTAAAATAGTCTGGAAGTAAGTCTGCACATTTGTTCATGATCAATACGCCATTTGAATATAGCTCTAAGCCCTTTTCAAATTCCTTTGAATAGTAATCAAATGGAATTTTTTCAGGGATATACAATATGGCATTATATCTTATTGTTCCATCCACACTGATATGTAAATGTTTGATAGGTTTGTCAAAACCGTATCGTTTTTCGATATAAAATTTATCGTAATCGTCTGCTGTTAGCTCATTTTTATTCTTTTTCCAAATAGGAACCATACTATTGATAATTTGTTCTTCGGAATAATCTTCAAATTCATTTTCGCTACCTTCTTTAGGCCTTTTTCCAGTTACATCCATCTTGATTGGATAGCGAATAAAGTCAGAGTATTTTTTGATGATCGATTTTAAGTGATACTCTTCAAGATACTCTTCATAGTTATCAT of the Bacillus sp. 1NLA3E genome contains:
- a CDS encoding acyltransferase family protein — its product is MKTREAYYDNAKVLLIFLMVFGHLLQSYIQENKFIFALYTTIYLFHMPAFILISGYFAKGFRQKGYLLKITKKLIGPYLIFQGIYSFYYYFIHEKDEIKIDPLVPEWSLWFLVSLFCWNIMLFLFTKWKARYGLLLSVCLGVVVGYFNGINDYLSLSRTLVFFPLYLLGFYLKREHFLKIRDIKIKLISLIILLSILLAFYILPEFNYKWFFGSKPYIDFHVSGINGGIVRLGVYMLTLLTTLGFFAFVPRKNFFFTKWGTRSLYVYLLHGFFIKYFRNSGLEELLNEPGQVFVLIFLSLLIITILSSNVIKAIAQPFIELKMSALKNYVMNFTNNLKEVNN
- the htpG gene encoding molecular chaperone HtpG, which produces MAKKQFQAESKRLLEMMINSIYTHREVFLRELISNASDAIDKIYYKALTDDTLSFSKDSYYIKVVADKENRTLKIIDTGIGMTEEELENNLGIIAKSGSLAFKKENELKDGYDIIGQFGVGFYAAFMVADDVTVISKAVGSDQGYKWESTGAEGYTIEPYEKESVGTEIILKIKENTEDDNYEEYLEEYHLKSIIKKYSDFIRYPIKMDVTGKRPKEGSENEFEDYSEEQIINSMVPIWKKNKNELTADDYDKFYIEKRYGFDKPIKHLHISVDGTIRYNAILYIPEKIPFDYYSKEFEKGLELYSNGVLIMNKCADLLPDYFSFVKGMVDSEDLSLNISREMLQHDRQLKLIAKNINKKIKSELQGLMKNEREKYEEFYHSFGRQLKYGVYSDFGAEKELLQDLLMFYSSKEKKLVSLDEYVTRMPEDQKYIYYASGESNERIEKLPQTEFVSEKGYEILYFTDEIDEFAIRMLINYKDKEFKSISSGDLGIEVDENQTNSESEEKENKELFDYMKAILAEKVKDVRISKRLKSHPVCLSTDGEITIEMEKVLSAMPDNQNVKADKVLEINKNHEVFLSLKDAFASDKTKLDLYTKLLYNQALLIEGLPINDPVEFTNDICKLMA